The following are from one region of the Cetobacterium somerae ATCC BAA-474 genome:
- the rplR gene encoding 50S ribosomal protein L18, with the protein MFKRVNRDAIRRRKHLSIRSKISGTAERPRLSIYRSNNNIFAQLVDDVNGVTLVSASTIDKEIKGNVKHGGNIESAKLVGKAIAERAVAKEISVIVFDRSGYKYTGRVAALAEAAREAGLKF; encoded by the coding sequence TTGTTTAAGAGAGTTAATAGAGACGCTATTAGAAGAAGAAAGCACTTATCTATCAGAAGCAAGATTTCTGGTACAGCTGAGAGACCAAGACTTTCTATATATAGATCAAACAACAACATTTTTGCTCAATTAGTTGATGACGTAAATGGAGTAACTTTAGTTTCTGCATCTACTATCGATAAAGAGATCAAAGGAAATGTAAAGCACGGTGGAAACATCGAGTCTGCTAAGCTTGTTGGAAAAGCAATCGCTGAAAGAGCTGTAGCAAAAGAAATATCTGTTATAGTATTTGACAGATCTGGATATAAATACACAGGAAGAGTAGCTGCCCTTGCAGAGGCTGCAAGAGAAGCAGGACTTAAATTCTAA